AATATATAGTTCGACAATTGAATTGACTGTCAATAAAGTATGTGACAGGCTTTAAACTAGCAGCACCATCTCACTACAAGAGCACAAAATGTTTGTCGTCTCGTAATCTAGTCTGTCAGAAGATTTGAAAACAAGATATGCAGGAAAATTCGGTAAGTACTGGAAATTCTTCACGTAAATTCGTCTTTTCTTCATCAATTAATaccgttaatattattttaatgccCCAAATTTATCAACTGTCACTTTACCATTATATAAGGCTACTATTCTAACCTCAAATTGTTCCGTTTGCGTTCAgaacttttataatttaaatagtgtTTGCCATTCGAATCCGTTATGTTCATATCTTATCGGCAATTACTATCATCAGATAACTGATAAAGTTAACTTGCTACCTTCTCGTTTCTAAAATGCTCAGTATCAATCAAACCTCAGGAAGACTCACTATGGTTGACCCAATCTCTATATGCAGTATTGCATATTATACTGAAGCCTTACAAGTTCTTCTATTTACGCAATATTATCTGTCAATGCAAGCTGTAGCTTTAGCCGATGTTAGGGTGAATGATACTGATAAATGTAGAGAGTGAAAAGTGTATTGCATGATTCTAACGCGTTGATTATTCGTTAAAAGTTACTGCCCCTTAAGGTGATACGAGTAGCAGCATAatgtaagtattattaagtatgttttttcaaacattggattttcataaattaatagtatttatttccatattttatgtttgaaaagttatgaataaattcattatatatattaagaaaattttaaataaactaactgtatatgtaataattattaataatgatctGCATTAATAAGACATCATTCGTCAAATATTTTTACTCTAATAATATcaaatctattttataaaagtaggtacatatttttgatttatattaaaaatcaaaaaatacaGTATAAATCATTCACCTTAATGAAAATGTTCTAAAATTTATAATCTGAGGTAGTGTATTATATACACTACTGTAACATCACATATGtacaataacatttttacaGGTTGGATTACAGTGATGAATTAGAGTTACAAAAAGAAGCTGACGAGGTGGATCAACTTGCCATGACTTCTTTAGGGAAACTAATATTTGTAGATATTCATTGTAGACATTCAAAGTCTTTGTCTACAGATAACACATCTGTAGATATTATTGATTCTTTATCACTTGCCTTTGAGCAATTGTTTTACATGCCATTTGACATGATTGAAAATTATGCTAATACAGTACATACTTTGGATATTAGTCATAATAAGTTTAGTAGGTAGGTATATATTATTTAGACTTTGCAGTAGATATTAAAGTAGCAAATAAGTAGAAAGGAAAGCAGTCTAATGAgacaaatatgttttattttgttgttcttCTTTTTAGAAACTTACAATTTTTGGCTGAATTTGAAAATCTAACGTCTTTAAATTTAGATCATAATAACATAGACGAGTACACTGTATTCCCATATATGCCAAAACTTCAACTTCTATGgataaatcataataatataGAGGAGTTATATCCGTTCATCAAGAATCTCTATGAGAGTGTACCCAACCTCAGATATTTATGTCTTATGGGTAATAAGGCAGCACCGAGTTACTTGAATGGCGGAACCTTTTATGACTATCTTCAGTACAGgtacgaaaagaagaaacatgtatgacaatattaaaattaagaatgGTGAAGTgacaaatatctttttaaaacaAGGTTGTATGTCATATCTTGGTTCCCTCATTTGGTACATTTGGATGACAGAACTGTGACGACAGAACAACAAGAAGAAGCTAAGAGACTCTTTAAACGaccatttttagaaaatttcacTGAACACACTCCTCTTCCAGAATGCATTAAATATCTgcacaataaaataacaaatatatttacaaaaccaACACTGCCATGCAAGCTAAAGACAAAGGGAACaaactatattatttaatacagtattaaaaTGTTACTTTTATTGTACTTGAAAGCTACTTACACAGTTACTAACATAGAATAACTTTTGTAGAAAAACATACTTTTTTGTCACTCAAAGATGGGTAACACTCAAAACTAACCATATGGGGCAGTAACAAATCaacaagaattttataatatgatataCTATGTATACTGAAGTATATgattatattaatcatttttatacttCAGCATAAGCAGCATAGAgtattaatttacatataataaattaaggaaaattattacaatgaaCGTAGAGCAATAACAGATTTAATTATACAacgttttgtattatttaatactaattaaCAACATTTCAGAGGGtactcaattattaattaacttcgaaaatattatataccgaacatctgttacataatatatagatacatatgtGTCAGCTcagatatattttatactaatggCAATAATAAActagaaataaacatttatttaataaaatcatgtG
This is a stretch of genomic DNA from Nomia melanderi isolate GNS246 chromosome 1, iyNomMela1, whole genome shotgun sequence. It encodes these proteins:
- the LOC116427674 gene encoding leucine-rich melanocyte differentiation-associated protein isoform X2: MTSLGKLIFVDIHCRHSKSLSTDNTSVDIIDSLSLAFEQLFYMPFDMIENYANTVHTLDISHNKFSRNLQFLAEFENLTSLNLDHNNIDEYTVFPYMPKLQLLWINHNNIEELYPFIKNLYESVPNLRYLCLMGNKAAPSYLNGGTFYDYLQYRLYVISWFPHLVHLDDRTVTTEQQEEAKRLFKRPFLENFTEHTPLPECIKYLHNKITNIFTKPTLPCKLKTKGTNYII
- the LOC116427674 gene encoding leucine-rich melanocyte differentiation-associated protein isoform X1 encodes the protein MLDYSDELELQKEADEVDQLAMTSLGKLIFVDIHCRHSKSLSTDNTSVDIIDSLSLAFEQLFYMPFDMIENYANTVHTLDISHNKFSRNLQFLAEFENLTSLNLDHNNIDEYTVFPYMPKLQLLWINHNNIEELYPFIKNLYESVPNLRYLCLMGNKAAPSYLNGGTFYDYLQYRLYVISWFPHLVHLDDRTVTTEQQEEAKRLFKRPFLENFTEHTPLPECIKYLHNKITNIFTKPTLPCKLKTKGTNYII